From the genome of Numenius arquata chromosome 18, bNumArq3.hap1.1, whole genome shotgun sequence:
ATGTTTAATGCATTAATGAAATGGGCTTTGGAGTTGAAAATAAGCCCTGCTTCCTGACAAATTCTGTTGCTCTTAATCTTCAGAGGAAATTGAGATGGAAATTTAAGCAGCTCCGCTCCCTCACTCTTGACGGAGCTGGCGAACAGATGCAACTGCGAAACCCTGCAGCAACTCAACATCAGTCCAGCGAGTAGCTACCGAGCAGAAGGCAAAAGCTGCGCAAAGGGGATTCTGCGGTGAGGAAACAGCTGTGGCGTGAAGTAGTGTAATGGAATTCTTTGAAACAAAAGGCATGTTAAATATTTGATGCATAAAGGAGATAGATAACATGTAAGCAAAGCTTTTAAATATACAGTATGTCTTCTTCCAATGGTTACTATAATGATCACACAAGTTTGCAAGTTAAAAATGCCTTgcttattaattaaaattaagactAAACCTATAATTTTGTCTGTGAAAGTGACTGCAGCCTATCTATACCCTGGGTGTTGAATATGAAGATTTCGACTATCGGTTGGTTCAGGTGCTCGGTTCATGGGAGGCCGATGGACTTTTCCCAGCACGGCCATGCTCTGATCTCTGAAGCAGGACTGCTGGAAGTCCCCACTTAGGTAATCCATGGTCTGCATCACATTATTCTGGCTGGATGGGCCAGCTCCAGCTCTGTAATGAGTTCCTCCTGCACAATCTAGCGGCGCTCCTGCTGGCTGTCCCCCATGGAAAGGCATGGCGAGGTCCTGGGACCCAGAGCTGTCACTGTTGGGTGTGGGCAGAATGTTATTCCAGATGGGCTGGAAATAGTGCCCATTGGTATATGGCAAGGGTCCCTGCAACCCATTCACAGGCGGCGAAGGCGTAGGCTTCTCGATGGGGGGCTTCAAGCTGAATGACTGGCCCATGCACAGTTCTTGAGGGTAGTTTGAAGCTTTGCCAGGAAAACTCTGCCCTGCGATCTCTCTCTGAGGGTGCTTCCCTGCGAGTCCAGCaggcccagcagcatccccacacATTTGCTGCAGATGTGCAAGCTGGTGCTGGTTCCACGCAACCGATTTGATTTCGTTCTGGTAGGCAGGCGGCACCCTGTTAATATTCACCATGGGCACATTAACAGAGGCAGGaggaatagcagcagcagcatgatCTACAGGGTTTACTACACAGGAAGGCATGGGTGTAGGGACATTGTGAGTAGATACCCTGGTACTTGCATTGATAAGCAGGTTGCGACTTATAGGGCTGGGGTTTGCAATCTGTCCCTCACACACTGAGGTAGTGCTAATGCCAGCTCTGGCCTGGCAGAACTGGTTAATCTGGTGCACAATGCTGCTCAGGTCCGGTGGCTGGTTCTGCTGC
Proteins encoded in this window:
- the FAM222B gene encoding protein FAM222B, translating into MLACLPGPGDLSFQLLSYTQMNTGLQKWDTTQKMRSAQYPTPAELDAYAKKVANNPLTIKIFPNSVKVPQRKHIRRTVNGLDTSGQRYSPYPSQATTKTGLLAIVKSPAKGIIKDFDGTRTRLLPEAMMNPPSTPYVAPSTLTHPQALARQQALQHAQTLPHPQSIPQPQTLQHPQGIPQPQSLPHPQGIPQPQALPHPQNMQQPQGLQHPQTMAHQTLQHPPNPLLQPGLHGSRKMPDADAPPNVTVSTSTIPLSMAATLQQNQPPDLSSIVHQINQFCQARAGISTTSVCEGQIANPSPISRNLLINASTRVSTHNVPTPMPSCVVNPVDHAAAAIPPASVNVPMVNINRVPPAYQNEIKSVAWNQHQLAHLQQMCGDAAGPAGLAGKHPQREIAGQSFPGKASNYPQELCMGQSFSLKPPIEKPTPSPPVNGLQGPLPYTNGHYFQPIWNNILPTPNSDSSGSQDLAMPFHGGQPAGAPLDCAGGTHYRAGAGPSSQNNVMQTMDYLSGDFQQSCFRDQSMAVLGKVHRPPMNRAPEPTDSRNLHIQHPGYR